A DNA window from Arachis hypogaea cultivar Tifrunner chromosome 18, arahy.Tifrunner.gnm2.J5K5, whole genome shotgun sequence contains the following coding sequences:
- the LOC140181406 gene encoding uncharacterized protein — MADVPPPSLSELMRMVAELQQANQRMANENQIMAAQIAELNHARIEHNDAHRQQAEDEEHQSQPTHVSETAQHEEQQQEDMKEESEDLVGPFTEEVMNFELPKRFTLPLTLTPYDGLGDPKKFIKKFRSIMIVNGSISRFYQLAKLFEEHFAGSAIYLHDSDYLNTIKQGTNESLKDYMTRFTKVAINIPDLHPEVHLHAIKSGLRPGKFQETIAVAKPKTLAEFREKAKGQIDIEELRQARKSDKSHFREEDKSSTIKKSFKLTPRFDSYTQFNTKREDIIKEILNSKLIKPPRKAGTYQDAKHADKSKYCAFHQKHGHNTDDCVVAKDLLERLARQGHLDKYISGHIQKRSHSSTTNDLSEQNRGKEKAASNQYERPRGIINCISGGYASGGYSNSARKRSFRAICSVEGPKQDIAINNPQPEVTFTQADLNSNIQNLDDPVVITLQLGDLLVKKVLLDPGSSADVLFYSTFQKMKLSDNVLQTAGGDLVGFSGERVPILGSVWLQTTLGEQPFSKTNDIQYLVVDCFSPYNLILGRPFLNKFGAIVSTVHLCVKFPVQGDQVATIHGDHKEARQCYNISLKFQNRATQQVNNVDLNQKEGVLADLDPRADFLERPKPFDDLQKVYFNNDPNKFTYVGTSINTAELQAITSFLQENAELFAWKPADMPGIDPQVISHKLAINSSVRPIQQRKRKLGEEKRKASLEETQKLINAEFIKEIRFTTWLANVVMNAGATYQRLMDKVFAKQIGRNIEVYVDDMVAKTKTEDNHITDLTEIFGQIRRYNMRLNPEKCAFAVQGGKFLGFMLTCRGIEANPDKCRAVLDMASPKTVKEVQRLTGRLAALSRFVPCLASTSVPFFQTIKKKSKFEWNDDCERAFSKLKTTLSQPPILQKPLQGEDLFLYLSVTDWAISSALVTERSKVQHPVYFVSKTLQHAELNYPRIEKLALALIFSARRFRPYFQSHVIHVRTDHPLRQVLYKPEVAGRLIKWAVELSEFDIRYQSRGPIKSQFLADFIAELTIPSEEDHAKQWILFVDGSSNQEGCGAGIRLEADDGFILEHSIHLAFKASNNQSEYEALLARLRLCSDLQISTIKVYCDSLLVVQQVNDLFQVKDPLLSKYLLLVKKLSKKFIKFEIEHIPREQNQRADLLSKLGSTQSTLTTLHQFTITSPTVTLINALSVSQETDWRMNFIHYLETGVVPEGVENSKKFRRQASFFTILNGELYRRGYTRPLLICLNKSEAETALAEAHEGVCGTHTGARSLASKVLRAGFFWPTLTHDSKQKIRTCNNCQRHAPLIHIPAEQLHHADISWPFNQWGLDILGPFPTAPGQVKFLIVGVDYFSKWVEAQPLARITSQQTITFVWKHIICRFGIPQHITTDNGRQFADQKFQAFLQNLKIKQHFASVEHPQTNGQAEAANKVILHALKKKLDEAKGLWAELIPEVLWGYNTTPQTSTKETPFRLVYGSEAMIPLEISQNSIRTYIKNQDETRKSELDVIEEIRDIATLRQRAAQQAIARQYNKAVRNRNFVTGDLVLRKTETARKPPTHGKLAANWDGPYRVSQALGQGAYKLETLDGNFLPSTWNVSSLKKFYS, encoded by the exons ATGGCTGACGTACCGCCTCCATCACTGTCCGAACTCATGCGAATGGTAGCTGAGCTACAACAAGCTAATCAGCGGATGGCTAACGAGAACCAAATAATGGCTGCTCAAATTGCCGAACTAAATCATGCTCGGATTGAACACAATGATGCTCATCGCCAACAGGCGGAGGACGAGGAACATCAATCCCAACCGACCCATGTTTCAGAAACCGCTCAACATGAAGAGCAGCAGCAGGAAGACATGAAAGAAGAATCCGAGGACCTTGTAGGCCCTTTCACAGAAGAAGTAATGAATTTCGAACTGCCGAAGAGGTTCACTCTGCCGTTGACCCTCACACCTTACGATGGACTTGGAGACCCAAAGAAGTTCATAAAGAAATTCCGATCAATAATGATCGTCAATG GTTCCATTTCGCGCTTTTATCAGCTGGCGAAGTTATTCGAAGAACATTTCGCCGGATCTGCAATATACTTGCACGATTCCGATTACCTGAACACCATCAAGCAAGGAACGAACGAAAGCCTAAAGGACTATATGACTCGCTTTACCAAGGTCGCAATCAACATACCAGATCTCCATCCCGAAGTCCATCTACACGCAATTAAAAGCGGCCTCCGACCTGGAAAATTCCAGGAAACAATCGCAGTAGCAAAACCGAAGACCCTAGCAGAATTTCGTGAGAAAGCAAAAGGACAAATTGACATCGAGGAGCTCCGACAAGCTCGGAAATCTGACAAGTCACACTTCCGCGAAGAAGATAAGAGTTCAACCATTAAGAAAAGTTTTAAACTAACACCCAGATTTGATTCTTATACGCAGTTCAACACCAAAAGGGAGGACATAATCAAGGAGATCTTGAACTCCAAACTAATTAAGCCACCAAGAAAGGCCGGCACATACCAGGATGCAAAACACGCGGACAAATCAAAGTACTGCGCTTTCCACCAAAAACACGGCCACAACACTGATGATTGTGTGGTCGCCAAAGACCTCTTAGAACGACTAGCAAGACAAGGACACCTAGACAAATACATTAGTGGTCACATCCAAAAGCGCAGCCACAGTTCCACAACAAACGACCTCTCTGAACAAAACCGAGGAAAAGAGAAGGCAGCTTCAAACCAATATGAAAGGCCACGAGGTATAATCAATTGTATTTCAGGAGGATACGCAAGTGGGGGATACTCAAACTCGGCAAGAAAAAGGTCGTTCCGAGCAATATGCTCGGTAGAAGGACCAAAGCAAGATATAGCAATCAATAACCCACAACCAGAGGTCACTTTCACACAGGCCGACCTTAACTCTAACATACAAAATCTGGATGACCCCGTGGTAATCACACTCCAGCTGGGAGACCTATTAGTGAAAAAAGTCCTCTTGGATCCTGGGAGCAGTGCCGACGTTCTGTTTTACTCCACATTTCAAAAGATGAAGCTCAGCGACAACGTGCTACAGACCGCAGGAGGCGACTTGGTCGGCTTCTCAGGAGAACGAGTTCCAATACTCGGATCAGTGTGGTTACAGACCACACTGGGTGAGCAACCCTTTTCAAAAACTAATGATATTCAATATTTAGTAGTGGATTGTTTCAGCCCATATAACCTTATTCTTGGCCGACCTTTTTTGAATAAATTCGGCGCCATTGTATCTACAGTTCATCTCTGTGTGAAGTTTCCAGTGCAGGGCGATCAGGTCGCAACAATCCATGGAGACCATAAGGAGGCGCGACAGTGTTACAACATCAGTTTAAAATTCCAAAACCGTGCAACACAACAAGTCAACAATGTCGACCTCAACCAGAAGGAAGGCGTACTGGCCGACCTCGACCCAAGAGCCGATTTCCTCGAGCGCCCGAAACCATTCGACGACTTACAAAAAGTATATTTCAACAATGACCCTAACAAATTTACATATGTAGGTACATCAATCAACACGGCTGAGTTACAGGCCATAACATCCTTCCTACAAGAAAACGCCGAGCTTTTTGCTTGGAAACCTGCTGACATGCCCGGCATTGACCCACAAGTCATCAGTCATAAACTAGCAATAAACTCCTCAGTCCGACCAATCCAACAGAGGAAACGAAAACTCGGCGAAGAAAAAAGGAAAGCATCACTGGAGGAAACACAGAAGCTCATCAACGCCGAATTTATCAAAGAAATCAGATTCACTACCTGGCTAGCcaatgtggtaatg aaCGCAGGTGCAACTTACCAACGTCTTATGGATAAAGTGTTCGCCAAACAAATCGGCAGGAATATCGAAGTTTATGTCGACGACATGGTCGCCAAGACAAAAACCGAAGATAACCACATCACAGACCTAACAGAAATATTCGGCCAAATCCGCAGATACAACATGCGCCTCAACCCCGAGAAATGTGCCTTCGCCGTCCAAGGGGgtaagttcttaggcttcatgctgacgtGCAGGGGAATAGAGGCAAACCCAGACAAATGCCGAGCAGTGCTAGACATGGCCAGCCCCAAAACAGTAAAAGAAGTCCAGCGCCTCACAGGACGCCTTGCCGCACTTTCCAGATTTGTTCCCTGTTTAGCTTCAACTTCTGTTCCTTTTTtccaaacaataaaaaagaaaagtaaattcgaGTGGAACGACGATTGTGAGAGggccttttcaaaattaaaaacaacactCTCACAACCGCCGATCCTACAAAAACCCCTACAAGGGGAggatttatttctatatttatcgGTAACTGATTGGGCAATAAGCTCAGCCCTTGTTACAGAAAGAAGCAAAGTTCAGCATCCAGTGTACTTTGTTAGCAAAACTCTACAGCATGCCGAACTTAACTATCCAAGGATTGAAAAGCTCGCGTTAGCACTCATATTCTCGGCGCGACGTTTCCGACCTTATTTCCAGAGTCACGTTATCCATGTCAGAACAGATCACCCACTAAGACAAGTGCTGTACAAACCAGAAGTTGCAGGACGACTAATTAAATGGGCAGTCGAACTGTCTGAATTCGACATCAGATACCAATCCAGAGGACCAATCAAGTCACAATTCCTGGCAGATTTTATTGCCGAACTTACCATACCATCTGAAGAAGATCATGCAAAACAATGGATTTTATTTGTCGACGGCTCCTCAAATCAAGAAGGCTGTGGTGCAGGAATTCGTCTTGAAGCCGACGACGGATTCATCTTGGAACACTCAATACACTTAGCCTTCAAAGCAAGCAACAACCAGTCCGAGTATGAAGCACTACTCGCCAGACTCAGACTTTGCTCAGATCTTCAAATATCGACGATCAAGGTATATTGTGACTCTTTGTTAGTCGTACAGCAGGTAAATGACCTCTTCCAGGTAAAAGACCCTCTACTTTCTAAATACCTGCTACTAGTAAAGAAACTTTCAAAGAAATTTATCAAATTTGAAATAGAACATATTCCTCGAGAACAAAACCAGAGAGCAGATCTCTTATCTAAGCTCGGCAGTACTCAGTCTACTCTAACCACACTACACCAGTTCACAATAACATCACCCACTGTTACTCTGATAAACGCATTAAGTGTTTCACAGGAAACAGATTGGAGGATGAACTTTATACACTATTTAGAAACAGGTGTTGTGCCAGAAGGGGTCGAAAACAGTAAAAAATTTCGGCGGCAAGCATCCTTCTTCACAATCCTAAATGGAGAACTATATCGACGAGGTTATACCCGGCCACTACTCATATGTCTCAACAAGTCCGAAGCAGAAACAGCTTTAGCCGAGGCACACGAGGGAGTCTGCGGGACACACACAGGAGCTCGGAGCCTAGCATCAAAGGTCCTCCGGGCTGGGTTTTTCTGGCCGACTTTAACACACGACAGCAAACAGAAAATCAGGACATGCAACAATTGCCAAAGACATGCACCCCTGATACACATACCTGCCGAACAGTTACATCACGCAGACATCAGTTGGCCATTCAACCAATGGGGTCTAGATATACTCGGGCCGTTCCCTACGGCACCGGGCCAGGTAAAATTTCTTATTGTCGGAGTTGATTATttctccaaatgggtggaggcccaacctttagcaagaatAACATCACAACAAACAATCACATTTGTTTGGAAGCACATTATTTGCCGTTTCGGCATACCTCAGCATATTACAACTGACAATGGTCGCCAGTTTGCCGATCAAAAATTTCAAGCTTTTTTGCAGAATCTAAAAATAAAACAACACTTCGCCTCTGTGGAACATCCCCAAACGAACGGCCAAGCTGaagccgcaaataaagtcatcttacATGCACTAAAGAAGAAACTAGACGAGGCCAAAGGACTCTGGGCCGAATTAATACCTGAAGTACTTTGGGGATACAACACCACCCCACAAACATCAACAAAGGAGACACCATTCAGATTGGTATATGGCTCAGAGGCCATGATACCCCTGGAGATCTCCCAGAACTCTATCCGAACTTACATAAAAAATCAGGACGAGACTCGGAAATCCGAGCTCGACGTGATCGAAGAAATAAGAGACATAGCCACATTGAGGCAACGCGCAGCACAGCAAGCCATAGCTCGACAATACAACAAAGCAGTGAGAAACAGAAACTTCGTCACAGGAGATCTAGTTCTCCGCAAAACCGAAACTGCTCGGAAACCACCAACACATGGAAAGCTCGCAGCTAATTGGGATGGTCCATACCGAGTATCCCAAGCACTCGGCCAAGGAGCATACAAATTAGAAACACTAGATGGTAACTTCTTACCTAGTACATGGAATGTATCCTCCTTAAAgaaattttatagttaa
- the LOC112772146 gene encoding hypothetical protein At1g04090 has protein sequence MHNYQLFTVTILITLSIISSEKLSSNNMGNIAGSNNNTILPVNTTFKLPANIPVWPKGDGFASGIIDLGGLKVSQISTFNKVWTTQEGGPDNLGATFFEPTGIPEGFFMLGSYSQPNNKPFFGFVLVAKDDSSTGALLKKPIDYTLVYTSNSTKIKQDKDGYVWLPTPPEGYKALGHVVTNTPHKPSLDKIMCVRSDFTEQCETYSWIWGPQKSEDDKGFNVHSIRPTNRGIKAQGVLVGTFLAHVGATTTSTIPLSCLKTSNINNFSSSMPNLPQINALVQAYAPIMYLHPDEKYQPCSTNWFFSNGGLLYHKGEESKPVAIEPNGSNLPQLGSNDGTYWLDLPSDKTNHDRVKKGDFKTCQAYIHVKPMFGGTFTDLAMWVFYPFNGPGTAKLGLISKVPLGKIGEHVGDWEHVTLRISNFNGWLWNIYFSQHSKGQWVDASMAEFQNGNKPVAYSSLNGHALYPKAGLVLQGTGDIGIRNDTAKSNMVVEFGVGYEIVAAGEYLEKEIVVEPPWLNYFREWGPKINYDVKEELEKLEKVFPLLKELQDILPSELLGEEGPTGPKVKNNWGGDES, from the exons atgcacaacTACCAATTATTCACAGTCACCATACTCATTACTCTATCTATTATTTCTTCTGAGAAATTAAGCTCCAACAATATGGGGAACATAGCTGGTTCTAACAATAACACAATTCTTCCCGTTAACACCACATTTAAGCTTCCAGCTAATATACCAGTTTGGCCAAAAG GTGATGGATTTGCAAGTGGAATCATTGATCTCGGTGGTTTAAAAGTATCACAAATTTCAACATTCAACAAGGTTTGGACAACACAAGAAGGTGGACCAGACAATTTGGGAGCTACATTCTTTGAGCCAACAGGAATACCAGAAGGGTTCTTCATGTTAGGATCATACAGCCAACCAAACAACAAGCCTTTCTTTGGTTTTGTTCTTGTTGCAAAAGATGATTCTTCAACAGGAGCATTATTAAAGAAACCAATTGATTACACATTGGTATACACCAGCAATTCCACCAagatcaagcaagacaaagatggCTATGTTTGGTTACCAACACCACCTGAAGGATACAAGGCCTTGGGACATGTTGTTACCAACACACCCCATAAGCCATCATTGGACAAAATCATGTGTGTGAGGTCAGATTTCACTGAGCAATGTGAGACATATTCATGGATTTGGGGACCACAAAAGAGTGAAGATGACAAAGGTTTCAATGTCCATTCCATTAGGCCAACCAATAGAGGAATCAAAGCTCAAGGTGTTCTTGTAGGAACCTTCTTAGCCCATGTTGGTGCTACCACAACAAGCACTATTCCTCTTTCTTGTTTGAAAACTTCCAACATTAACAACTTCTCTTCTTCAATGCCTAATCTACCCCAAATTAATGCATTAGTTCAAGCTTATGCTCCAATCATGTACTTGCACCCTGATGAAAAGTACCAACCTTGTTCCACCAATTGGTTTTTCTCAAATGGGGGCTTATTATACCACAAAGGTGAAGAATCAAAGCCTGTGGCGATAGAACCAAATGGCTCAAACCTCCCACAACTTGGTTCCAATGATGGGACATATTGGTTAGACCTTCCTAGTGACAAAACCAACCATGACAGGGTCAAAAAGGGTGATTTCAAAACATGCCAAGCCTACATTCATGTGAAACCAATGTTTGGTGGAACATTCACTGACCTTGCAATGTGGGTTTTCTACCCATTCAATGGTCCTGGAACTGCAAAACTAGGACTCATAAGCAAAGTTCCATTGGGGAAAATCGGCGAACACGTGGGGGACTGGGAACATGTTACACTAAGAATAAGCAACTTCAATGGCTGGTTGTGGAATATTTACTTCTCACAACATAGTAAAGGCCAATGGGTGGATGCATCAATGGCTGAATTCCAAAATGGGAACAAACCAGTGGCTTATTCTTCATTGAATGGTCATGCTTTGTACCCAAAAGCTGGCCTTGTTCTTCAAGGTACTGGTGACATTGGAATAAGAAATGACACTGCTAAGAGCAACATGGTTGTGGAATTTGGAGTAGGGTATGAGATAGTTGCTGCTGGTGAGTATTTGGAGAAAGAGATTGTTGTGGAACCTCCATGGTTGAACTACTTTAGGGAATGGGGTCCTAAGATTAACTATGACGTGAAAGAGGAGTTGGAGAAATTGGAGAAAGTGTTCCCTCTTTTGAAAGAGCTTCAAGATATTTTGCCGAGTGAGCTGTTGGGAGAAGAAGGCCCAACAGGGCCTAAGGTTAAGAACAATTGGGGTGGTGATGAAAGTTAG